From a region of the Triticum aestivum cultivar Chinese Spring chromosome 7D, IWGSC CS RefSeq v2.1, whole genome shotgun sequence genome:
- the LOC123166296 gene encoding putative F-box protein At4g22660 isoform X2, producing the protein MGWSDLPIDLLIRILHLLELPEALAFHAVCPSWRSASVAAGGAPPRRTPWLVSLAAEPPPAGDQQRRVRRRLCDPAATSELRNLLDTERTFQVSFPRGQAVACCGASHGWLIMANELSDLVLYDPFTAALIPLPPITGFASCIQGVYGDEGKIVGYRYGCYMIERVHDVQSLGGYFYDKVVLSGPPSTCRTVALVIHLDGKRLSFARIGDTYWQQVSVIRRNGDSFADCIYHRGRFYAVTMEGILKSWDFSGSDKPRKKTVIAEDDNDMFDDPVITRYLLSTPWGNLLQVRVFLDTHQGNNVRIEIDRLDLKSQTRVALSSGKALRGHAAFVGQNSPGILSTKEFPKLRPDCIYFTTPRLRERHAFEHRRNQWSGVKVYDLKRQTLEDAFPSGGGLYGTICPLEVWFTPSLI; encoded by the exons ATGG GCTGGTCGGACCTCCCCATAGATCTCCTCATCCGGATACTGCATCTCCTTGAGCTCCCCGAGGCCCTAGCCTTCCATGCTGTCTGTCCATCATGGCGTTCTGCATCTGTGGCCGCAGGCGGTGCCCCACCTCGCCGCACGCCGTGGCTTGTTTCCTTGGCAGCGGAGCCTCCTCCCGCAGGGGATCAACAGCGCCGTGTGCGGCGTAGGTTATGTGATCCTGCTGCTACTTCTGAGCTCCGCAACCTCCTGGATACTGAGAGAACTTTTCAGGTCAGCTTTCCCAGGGGCCAAGCTGTGGCCTGCTGCggtgcctcccatggctggttaaTCATGGCAAACGAGCTCTCGGATCTTGTCCTATATGACCCCTTCACCGCGGCGTTGATCCCGCTCCCACCAATCACCGGTTTTGCGTCGTGCATACAGGGTGTCTATGGAGACGAAGGGAAGATCGTGGGCTATCGTTACGGGTGTTACATGATAGAACGTGTTCATGATGTGCAGTCTCTCGGTGGGTATTTCTATGACAAGGTTGTGTTGTCCGGTCCTCCGTCCACTTGTCGCACTGTTGCTCTGGTCATCCACCTGGACGGCAAGCGGCTCTCTTTCGCGAGAATAGGAGATACCTATTGGCAACAAGTTTCGGTGATCCGAAGAAACGGAGATAGTTTTGCAGACTGTATCTACCACCGCGGTAGGTTCTATGCGGTGACAATGGAAGGGATATTGAAGTCATGGGACTTTAGTGGATCAGACAAACCGAGGAAGAAAACGGTCATTGCCGAGGATGACAATGACATGTTCGACGACCCAGTTATCACTAGGTACTTGCTTTCGACTCCTTGGGGTAATCTCCTGCAGGTGCGTGTCTTTCTTGACACACACCAGGGAAACAATGTCAGGATTGAAATAGACAGGTTGGACCTCAAGAGTCAGACAAGGGTAGCACTGAGCTCAGGGAAGGCTCTGCGGGGACATGCGGCCTTCGTCGGACAGAATAGCCCAGGCATTTTATCCACCAAAGAATTCCCCAAACTAAGACCGGATTGTATCTATTTCACAACTCCCCGCCTCAGAGAGCGCCATGCTTTTGAGCATCGCCGTAACCAATGGAGCGGCGTGAAGGTATATGACCTGAAAAGGCAGACACTTGAAGATGCTTTCCCATCTGGTGGAGGTCTTTACGGAACCATCTGTCCATTGGAAGTCTGGTTCACACCAAGTCTGATCTGA
- the LOC123166296 gene encoding putative F-box protein At4g22660 isoform X1 → MGPYASAGWSDLPIDLLIRILHLLELPEALAFHAVCPSWRSASVAAGGAPPRRTPWLVSLAAEPPPAGDQQRRVRRRLCDPAATSELRNLLDTERTFQVSFPRGQAVACCGASHGWLIMANELSDLVLYDPFTAALIPLPPITGFASCIQGVYGDEGKIVGYRYGCYMIERVHDVQSLGGYFYDKVVLSGPPSTCRTVALVIHLDGKRLSFARIGDTYWQQVSVIRRNGDSFADCIYHRGRFYAVTMEGILKSWDFSGSDKPRKKTVIAEDDNDMFDDPVITRYLLSTPWGNLLQVRVFLDTHQGNNVRIEIDRLDLKSQTRVALSSGKALRGHAAFVGQNSPGILSTKEFPKLRPDCIYFTTPRLRERHAFEHRRNQWSGVKVYDLKRQTLEDAFPSGGGLYGTICPLEVWFTPSLI, encoded by the exons ATGG GACCTTATGCAAGTGCAGGCTGGTCGGACCTCCCCATAGATCTCCTCATCCGGATACTGCATCTCCTTGAGCTCCCCGAGGCCCTAGCCTTCCATGCTGTCTGTCCATCATGGCGTTCTGCATCTGTGGCCGCAGGCGGTGCCCCACCTCGCCGCACGCCGTGGCTTGTTTCCTTGGCAGCGGAGCCTCCTCCCGCAGGGGATCAACAGCGCCGTGTGCGGCGTAGGTTATGTGATCCTGCTGCTACTTCTGAGCTCCGCAACCTCCTGGATACTGAGAGAACTTTTCAGGTCAGCTTTCCCAGGGGCCAAGCTGTGGCCTGCTGCggtgcctcccatggctggttaaTCATGGCAAACGAGCTCTCGGATCTTGTCCTATATGACCCCTTCACCGCGGCGTTGATCCCGCTCCCACCAATCACCGGTTTTGCGTCGTGCATACAGGGTGTCTATGGAGACGAAGGGAAGATCGTGGGCTATCGTTACGGGTGTTACATGATAGAACGTGTTCATGATGTGCAGTCTCTCGGTGGGTATTTCTATGACAAGGTTGTGTTGTCCGGTCCTCCGTCCACTTGTCGCACTGTTGCTCTGGTCATCCACCTGGACGGCAAGCGGCTCTCTTTCGCGAGAATAGGAGATACCTATTGGCAACAAGTTTCGGTGATCCGAAGAAACGGAGATAGTTTTGCAGACTGTATCTACCACCGCGGTAGGTTCTATGCGGTGACAATGGAAGGGATATTGAAGTCATGGGACTTTAGTGGATCAGACAAACCGAGGAAGAAAACGGTCATTGCCGAGGATGACAATGACATGTTCGACGACCCAGTTATCACTAGGTACTTGCTTTCGACTCCTTGGGGTAATCTCCTGCAGGTGCGTGTCTTTCTTGACACACACCAGGGAAACAATGTCAGGATTGAAATAGACAGGTTGGACCTCAAGAGTCAGACAAGGGTAGCACTGAGCTCAGGGAAGGCTCTGCGGGGACATGCGGCCTTCGTCGGACAGAATAGCCCAGGCATTTTATCCACCAAAGAATTCCCCAAACTAAGACCGGATTGTATCTATTTCACAACTCCCCGCCTCAGAGAGCGCCATGCTTTTGAGCATCGCCGTAACCAATGGAGCGGCGTGAAGGTATATGACCTGAAAAGGCAGACACTTGAAGATGCTTTCCCATCTGGTGGAGGTCTTTACGGAACCATCTGTCCATTGGAAGTCTGGTTCACACCAAGTCTGATCTGA